A single region of the Denticeps clupeoides chromosome 18, fDenClu1.1, whole genome shotgun sequence genome encodes:
- the lbx2 gene encoding transcription factor LBX2 yields the protein MTSSKDAKTGSALRSSAAAAEEQRRRAPLDRLPPPANSNKPLTPFSIEDILNKPSPSAARKKAAAGGPGAPRLLLEKVSGVGSPASPLCALEELASKTFKGLEVSVIQAAEGREHVNSFGQRQASKKRRKSRTAFTNHQIYELEKRFLYQKYLSPADRDQIAQQLGLSNAQVITWFQNRRAKLKRDLEEMKADVESLKKIPPQTLQKLVAMEEQQAEEASPGASPPSRGHRLFPQSPSSSRGQTTDEFSEEDEEIEVDD from the exons ATGACCTCCAGCAAAGACGCGAAGACGGGCTCCGCGCTGCggtcctccgccgccgccgccgaggaGCAGCGCAGGCGGGCCCCGCTGGACCGGCTCCCGCCGCCGGCCAACTCGAACAAGCCCCTGACGCCGTTCAGCATCGAGGACATCCTGAACAAGCCCTCGCCCTCCGCCGCCAGGAAGAAGGCGGCCGCCGGCGGCCCGGGCGCCCCgcggctgctgctggagaaggtgtccgGCGTGGGGAGCCCCGCGTCCCCGCTGTGCGCCCTGGAGGAGCTGGCCAGCAAGACGTTCAAGGGGCTGGAGGTCAGCGTGATCCAGGCGGCGGAAG gcCGGGAGCACGTCAACTCCTTCGGCCAGCGCCAGGCGTCCAAAAAGCGGCGCAAGTCGCGCACGGCCTTCACCAACCACCAGATCTACGAGCTGGAGAAGCGCTTCCTGTACCAGAAGTACCTCTCGCCCGCCGACCGGGACCAGATCGCCCAGCAGCTCGGCCTGAGCAACGCGCAGGTCATCACGTGGTTCCAGAACCGGCGCGCCAAGCTGAAGCGCGACCTGGAGGAGATGAAGGCGGACGTGGAGTCGCTGAAGAAGATCCCGCCGCAGACGCTGCAGAAGCTGGTGGCCATGGAGGAGCAGCAGGCGGAGGAGGCGTCGCCCGGCGCGTCGCCGCCGTCGCGGGGACACCGGCTCTTCCCGCAGTCCCCGTCGTCGTCCAGGGGCCAGACCACGGACGAGTTCtcggaggaggacgaggagatCGAGGTGGACGATTGA